The sequence below is a genomic window from Cucumis melo cultivar AY chromosome 5, USDA_Cmelo_AY_1.0, whole genome shotgun sequence.
TTCAACTGTTAATAATTTATGATTGTGATTAGTCATTAAGTAAAAGCTAATTGATTCATAGttttttattaaactaattGATTCAATGTTTATTCTTTGTGATTTCGTGAATTTGTCTACAATGTAATAGAAATATAAGTTCACATTTTATATCAATATCAACCCATAGAAATGTGAAAAATATCGACAGAAATACCAATCGATCAATGAAAGTTTAAAACTATGGTTTTAActcaatttttttgtttttattttgggtGCTAAAAAAGTGGTGTAAATTTTGAATCAATAAgagtatttttgaaatttggttaagcagttttaggatattttaaaacaaaacctTAACAATTTCCATTCAAAACTAATAAAagatatgaaaagaaaaataaagataattgaATATCCGTGTAAAAGAGAATATGAGTGCTAAATCACTTTtcgaccaaaaaaaaaaaaaaagaagaagaagaagaagatgaagaagaagaagaagaagttttaAGACATGAGAATGTAGACAATATGTTGATTAGTAATATAGGACATGAGACATGTAGTTATTTAGGAGAATGAAAGCCAACTTAAAATGACAAATACATATAAGAATAAAAGCCTAAAGTATTTATGTAAGAATAATAGAAGCCACTTGAGCAAACTCATTCACAAATCATAATTTCTCCCCCCAAGTTGGAAACAAAACTTCATAAGTTTTGAGATTTTATATAGTTTGATTCCATCCTAATAcactaaaaatgaaaattattcaATCCTAAAAACTACTTAATACTAAAATTTTGTTTACATTACAAAACACTCACACTCGTAATATGTAACTTCTTTTCACAATCATACCTTCGCACCCATTGCGAAATATATATGGATCCTTACGTGcatcacaatttttttaataagaaatcTCCATCTTGATCATTCATGGTCTCAAGCACCTAACCACCTCAAAAGTAGTCACGATTTTCACGTCAGTCTCATTCTCTTATCAAAAGTCAATGTGAGATTGAAAAAAACCATTTATTTCATGATGGAAGATAGCAATGCTTGCAAGACAAAATTCTAAAGTGTTGAGTATTCTATAACGTAAGCAGAAAGTTAgtttttattacattttttattCAGTCTTTGACGAGGTTAATTGTataaaattctctcaaattttatatttcaaaatagtTGACCTAGATGacataatatacatatatacatatatatatatatatacacacagaTATATATACAGATAGATGAAAACCAAAACCCTTTGGAGGAAAATGAATGGACAAGATGATGGAATCCACCAACCTTATCCCCCAAAGTCCCAACTACCCAATGCCTCTGATTTTGcaccaaaggaaaaagaaaataaaaaaaaaacccaagaAAATTAGgcaaaagagaagaaaaagggttaagaaaaaaaaataaaaaagtacaGAGATGGCAACATCCTTCCTATCAACAGCAAACACATTCCATTCTTCCACaccttcatcttcatcttcttcctatTCTTCACCTCCATTGTTGAGATCAAGATTTGGTTGCCTTTATTGCCATAATAACACTAAACGACTGGTTATCTGCAAGAGTAGTAGTGACCCACCTTCCAAAATTCCAGCTTTAACCAAGAGAACCCTCTCAATCTGCTTCATTTCCAGTTTCATTTTCCCTCTTGTGGGTCAGGGATTTTCCGATGCAAATGCTGCGATTCTTGAAGCTGATGATGATGAGGAGCTGCTGGAGAAGGTGAAGAAGGATAGAAAGAAAAGGCTCGAGAAGCAAGGGGTTATCAGTTCTGccaataaagaaaaaggttttgTATGCATTCTACCTGTTTGTGTTTTGTTTTCTGGGAAACTTCCAACTTGGAAATTTGATCATAGCTATGAATATGTTTAGATTGTCCAATTGGATTCTTTGTTTTGATTCACAAATGCGCTCATATTTGTTCCTTATAAtagttgcattttttttttcttttcttgcaaCTACTATAAGAACGAAAATGTGAGAGCACATAACACCAATCTTTCTCTCTGCCGGTGATTATCAGGTTCTTATATGGTGGAGGATAATTTTAAGATGAAGTTGTTAGAAGAACTTGatagaaaacaagaaaataaattaGTGCGAAGCCAATTACTTAGGTTCTGTCTCTAACCATTTGGATTTTTAAAATCAAGCTTATAAACACTACTTCCATGTGTTCTTAAGAAATGACGAACGACTTACCTAAAAATTACGAGCAATGttcaaaaacttaaaacaaaaaataagatATTGTCAAATTTACAACACTTGCATGAAAAAGCTAATTCAGCAATACATAAATGGACATGGAAAAGTAGAGAGGCGTGGATATAAGAAATGTagagaaaaacaagaagaatAACTAGTTCTTTCTAATGAGCAAAATCAACAGAGACACATACAAATATATTGATGGGGGCCATCCTTGGGGATGGTAGATCTTTTCCTTGTTGATAAATGGAAAGATACATCAAATTATAAGGAGAACTGAAAGTAATTTATTCATGCCCATGAACTGACTCATGGGTTGTGTTTGTATAGCCTAGGGTTCTAAAGCCAAGCATACGTATGTAATGTGGGCTTTCTTCTCTCCTGGCTATAGGTTTAGTATCCTATGGACTACTTGAATCTAAGTTTTTCAAACTCATTCTTCAAGCCACGTATTTACTTCTGCAAACCACAAACCTACAAATCAAATACACCCATATAGACTCAGCTTTCCACCATTCAAATCCTTCTTACATTCTACACAAGATCATCCTTTTCAACCTCATTTGAACAAACCTACACGTGTTAAAACAGTTAGTCAAACAATCCTTTATGAAGTAGTCTTGGCTTCTGAAATCATGCGACTTAATTCTTCATGTCGGTGGATCACAAGTTCTGTGTTGTTGCAGTCAATCATAAAGTTTATTATAAGCTATCAAAGCTAAGCTATGAGCGAAGGCATCTAAAACAAGCTAAAACCTTACCATAATCATTTGGTCTTTTTGCAGGATACCTCCAGGAACTTGTGTACAAGCTGAGCAAAGTAGGCCAAGCCATTGATGATAATGACTTCACAACAGCAAGTTCAGTTCTTGGGGGTAGTAGTGATGCAGATTGGGTTCAGAATGCCAATTTAGCCTTCAACAAGGTTAGCAAAATATCTACAACAAAGTCAAGTCTGTTTATATTACTTTCTGGAAGTTTTGATCTTTGGTTAGAATGCACATTGGTTCACAAAGTACTAATGAGTTTGAGTCAAACTTAAcaacaaaaagataaaataaaattaaataaaaagatcACTTAGAACATGACAGGATGTGTTTTATCTGGTATAAAAATTTAAGCATGTTCACCGTGGATATACGACGGCATGGCTTCTATATCACCATATCCAAAAAGCATGATTTTGTATGAACTTTTACTTGGACAAATTTACTGAATATGATGTAAACGATTAAAATTTTATTGTAACAAATTTcgcttcttttttctttaaggCACATCAATCAAGCTTGATGCCATcatatattatttcattttttcaaatgaagTAGAAACTAGACCATCTAAAAAACAATTTATTAGACCAAGAtgttcaaattttcaaatttggaAGATCAAAATGGAAACAAGCATTTAATTCAGGGACATATATTTTAGCCTTGAACCTCCTCATCTTTCTTGCTAGCAGCCCATTTGATGTAATATTCTATGATGAATGGTAAACAGGTGAACTCAAGATATTTGTCAGGTTGGTTAGAAGTTAACTGATTCTTTGAGAAATTTCTGACTTTTGTGTTAAACTTCTTGACCAGCTGAGTTCAAGTCCCGAAGAGAAATCTGAGGTGGATGCATTCAACTCCTCTTTAGCTTCATTAATCTCATCAGGTGGGTTATCTTTTAATAAATTATGCAGTAGTCAAGATAAAACAGAATGTAACATTTTGCAGAGGATAAAACTACTAAGAATTGAAAGATTTAACCCCCCGGAGTTCTAAACAATGGAACATTTTTGCATTGCAGTTACTAAGAGTGATGTTGAATCCTCCAAAACTGCCTTTGTAGCATCTGCTAGTGCATTTGAGAAATGGACAGCCTTGGCAGGGCTTGTTGGACAGCTGAAGGGCCTTTGAGTTGAAAAAACAACGATCTGCATCGATCTCATTTATTCTAAGAATGACCCACTGTATTTTTATAGTCTCCACCTATTTTTTTTCCCTCCCAAATCTTTGCATTTAAAAGTCAAAGAAGCTGATTTTTCTTGTCATCTTCTCACCGAGTTTCTGGTGTCAATGTTACTGAACTTTGAATGGATAGATTCCGTTGGTTAATTTGAATGTTATTAGTGATTATCCACGAAAACCTACACTTCTGTTTATGAACAAAGCTAAATATCAGTTCACTTAGCTTTACCAAAATACTAGCAGAACTATGGATCATTAGGATAGATCAAGAATAACCGAAAGACTTATCTTCTCCCAGTAGATCCCATGGGTTTTGAGATTTTTGTAATAAAATTCTCTTTTCTTAGTGACTTGACCAACTAAGTCGACTGGACAGTTCCAACTGTAATCCACGCTAGAAGTTATTCCCTCACATTACACTAAGCCATAGAGGTAGATGACAAAGTTAACTGagattccttttttcttttctttttttcctttcacaATAAACTCTTGCTCACAAATGAAAGGACATAAAAAGGACAAGCAAGAAGCTATACAAAAGGACAACCTACCAAAAAAGAGCCAAACAGTTAGAATCCAAAAGGATCAAACAGAAGGACCTTTGCAGTATTTGGACCATATGGATCAAGCAAGGAGTCCAACTAAATCAGTATGGATAGATCTCTACCTTACAAAGGTTTACATTACAATATAATAATACAAACATATTACACTTAATTGTTACAGAGGTCATTACGTGCTACAATTTTTATTCAGTACAAATGAACAAGTGATGGAACATAATAAGCCTAATCTACTGATTGTATGGATGGATGTTTCTGTCAATAATTAGATTACTACAATTAACCACATCCGAATTACAGAGCTACCCAGCAATCGGATACATTCGGAAAGATAAATGGTGGGCCAAAGGCAGAGCAAGAAATGTAAAATCGTCTTCAAGGCTTTACCTCACCAGTACCATTCCTGTGGTTTCCGTTCTCAGTGACTTCTATAGTCTTGTTTGTCTCAGTATGTTTCTCACTCTTCTCTTCAGCTGCTCCTGCTTTGTCCTTGATCTCTCCTTCTAGTTCAATCTCCTGTTGATTTGGGTTTTGATTCTCTAGAGCGTTTTCTTGTTTATCAGATACAAGAGTGTCAGGTTTTACAGCTTCAGCGAAATTACCATCATTCTTCTCAACTTGTGGTTGCTCAATCTTTTCTTCATGCTTTGCTCCTTCCAGATTCTCATTGAGATTTAATTTGGAGCTTTCAGGTTCTTTCTCATTGAGGTTTCCTTCCAatttttcttgatttgattcattagtTATCTTATGTTCTTGTTTTTCAGCCTCATTATCCGCATTCAGCTGGTCATCAGGCTTCGGTGGCTCTGCTTCAGCAGCTTCATTTTTCGTTTCCTTCTCATCTTGATTTTCCTTCTTATTGGCATCTTTCACCTCAGCATCAGCCATGCTTTCATCTTTTCCAGCATCTGGGTTGTCAacttctttcttctcctccaGAACTTCTGGTTCAGCTTCTGTTTCTTTAAGATCTTTCTTGGACACCGAAGTTCTCTTTCTCTTTGGGTGCTCACTCTCCATTGGTGGAGATGCTTTAGCCTTTTCACTTATCCTTGCTGACCTCCTTGGCGTCTCACCTGTGCCCCAGTCAAATTCAGCAGCTGCTGGGCCACCGGGGTGTGCCTTCAGGTACTGATCCaactttcttttgttgttgATCTCCTCCCCTGTTGGGGTTGTGAAGATGACCTCATGTTTCCTAGGGGAGTTACCTTGCTTAGGAAAAAACTGCCAAATATTCATATTGTTCAATCAGTTGCAACCAATAAACCAGCAGCTCAggtctttcttttgttctttttcttattaaaaCAAGATATTATAAgctaaataatcgtgtaaatATAGGTTAAGGCGGAACTCATACATAGGTTAGTTCATATATAGAATTACAAGTTTTAGTTTTCCATTGAAAGGGTGAGTGAAGGACAATCGATAAAATAAGTGGTTCTCTCAACGCATTGATACTCTTGCAACGAAGAAATATCTTTCAATATTGAGACAAAAATACATCCAAACAACCCAGAAATCTAGAAGTCTCTCCTCCTCAATGAAGATGATAAAAAATCTCACATTGGAATAAATTACAGCACTTAAAAAGAATAATGATAAACAGAGAACTATCTAGAAgcccaaataataataataaaaaaaaaatacatcctCTCCTTTTCACACCCAAGAAAGTCCTGCCGCTCTCTCATACAAAACACCTCCGTTCCTCTTCAGCCATAAGCACTCTAAGTAAAAACAAGTAGTATTTCACCATGgaatcttcatcttctctttaaTAGGAAATCGGCACAGCAGCAAGTGGAAAACACCAGCAAACACCAGGCATATGGGAAAAGGGGGAAAAAGCCACACACATAATTTAGGAAAAAGAGTATTAATTGGAGTTCTTTATGTTGTCAGCAATCAGTATTGTTACATAAACAGCACCAATGGGGATGCAGAACTATAATCTGGAGTTTCTGTATAAGATAAAAAGATTTAACCTTCCCAAAATCAAGATGCCAAAACAAAAATCTCAAGAATTTGAGAATTCTAAATTTCGAAAGCTTAAAAGACACATCCTGCTGGCTATGAATCTGATGTGCTGTTAAGAAACAGCATGTGGATTAATAAACAAGATGCTCAACTCCTCTGGTAGACCGTCTGCTATCATGCTGCCTACTTGGAGCTAAATTCTGTTCTTTTTATCATCATTAACCATCCACATCCATCTGAAAAAGATCTGATGAAATGAATGACGTATTAGGAGATTTTATCATTTCTGAAAGACTAAGGCTAAAGTACAGAGTTGGCTAGCCCTTACAGAAGCTACCAATTCTACATCCAACTAGAATTCTCCTGGTAGGAGAAACCCACTTACATTCCTCAATCTCCCTTTCCAAGATGAATCTACCAATCCTTGCCATGTATCTCATTTCTCAGCTCATTCCTTCAACTAACTGTGGGCTTTCCCACCCACTTGGGGAACTTACGCCCATACCATTGTTTTAAGCAAGAACTTCAAGATGCATTGATCTGTATGAATTGTGAGTCACATGCCCAATATGAATGGAGACCATTTTCAAACGGTAAAGATGATCATCATCGGCTACCTTTTATGTATAGGTTTGTAATCAAACCCTCCAGATAAGCTTGGGTCAACCAAGTGATAAGATATTGGCCCTGTATATGCACAGAAGTCTTCGATCCAGACCATCAGTTTCCATTATGAATAGGTTTGAGACAAGGGAAGGATTCCTTAGCCTTGGGGTTTGAcacaaaatattatttttcaaatgatggATGAGGGAAATGCAGTTAAACTTTAACTGGCCAAAGATATTCAGTGGAAACATGTAAGCCCTGATGGAAGGAGATGACCAATTCAACATATTTTGGATTCTATGGTCATGAACTGGCTACCTTACTCGGACACCACATCGCCAAAATAATCAATCTGGGAGTGTGAAGAAGTGCAGTGATTGGTACTAGCCACCAGCATATTTGTGAAGAAGTCTAAAACAGAGAACAAATGCTGAGAACATAGCTCTGAACCAGCATTTTAAGCAAGCATTCGTTCAATAAAACTAGAGAGAACTAGGAAAGGAACTATCTAAATATGTCCATGTGATATTTGACAGCTGATTAGTCATTGGTCAAGCCAAACAACATGATCCAAAAACAGTGCCAGTTAGGAGcacaaattaatat
It includes:
- the LOC103497143 gene encoding methyl-CpG-binding domain-containing protein 11-like, producing MAASVEKDTVNEEVVSVELPAPPGWKKKFFPKQGNSPRKHEVIFTTPTGEEINNKRKLDQYLKAHPGGPAAAEFDWGTGETPRRSARISEKAKASPPMESEHPKRKRTSVSKKDLKETEAEPEVLEEKKEVDNPDAGKDESMADAEVKDANKKENQDEKETKNEAAEAEPPKPDDQLNADNEAEKQEHKITNESNQEKLEGNLNEKEPESSKLNLNENLEGAKHEEKIEQPQVEKNDGNFAEAVKPDTLVSDKQENALENQNPNQQEIELEGEIKDKAGAAEEKSEKHTETNKTIEVTENGNHRNGTGEVKP
- the LOC103497128 gene encoding thylakoid lumenal 16.5 kDa protein, chloroplastic → MATSFLSTANTFHSSTPSSSSSSYSSPPLLRSRFGCLYCHNNTKRLVICKSSSDPPSKIPALTKRTLSICFISSFIFPLVGQGFSDANAAILEADDDEELLEKVKKDRKKRLEKQGVISSANKEKGYLQELVYKLSKVGQAIDDNDFTTASSVLGGSSDADWVQNANLAFNKLSSSPEEKSEVDAFNSSLASLISSVTKSDVESSKTAFVASASAFEKWTALAGLVGQLKGL